The sequence GGACTCCGAGGCAACCACCCAGCCGCGCTCCAGTCGGCCCAGAACCAGTGGCCTGACCCCCTGGGGGTCTCTGGCTGCATACAGTGTGCCCTCATCCATAAACACCAAGCAGTAGGCGCCCTTAACAAGCGGCAGCAGCTCGAGAGCTGTCGCCTCCAAAGAGGAGTCGGGGTTGCCGGTCAAAAGCGCCGAGAGCACCGCAGTGTCGGTGGTGTTTCCACCGCGCAGTTCCGACTCGTGATTCGGATAACGCTTCTCTAATAATTCAATCAATTCAGCAGTGTTGGTCAGATTCCCGTTGTGACCAAGTGCGACGGTGCCGTAAGCGGTTCTACCTAAAGTTGGCTGGGCGTTTCTCCAGGCCGATGCTCCCGTTGTGGAGTAGCGAGTGTGTCCCACCGCGATGTGACCCTTGAGAGACTCGAGGGTGGCTTCATTGAACACCTGCGAAACCAGGCCCATGTCTTTATAAACCATGATTTTTTCGCCAGTTGATGTTGCGATGCCGGCAGATTCCTGACCGCGGTGCTGAAGTGCGTAAAGACCGAAATACGTCAGCTTGGAAACTTCTTCACCGGGGGCCCAAACTCCAAAGACTCCGCAGGCATCCTGCGGGCCTTTCTCGCCGGGCATCAAATCATGGTTGAGTCTGCCGTCCCCGCCCACTACTCGGTTACCTTATTCGCGAGGGCTCGCTTGGCTCTGCGAGAAGTTGTGAGGTCAAAAATAATAGAGAAGGCCACGCCTAAGCCCAGACCCAGACTGCCAAGTGCGAGCAGTAAAAGACCAAAAATATTCGCGCTTGAACGATTCGCTTCTGGAATTAGCAGAAACAACACAACTGCAAATGCGGCGCCAATCGCAGCTCCCGTGAGGGCCATTGGCAAAACCTTTGGTGCACGGCGTATCTCAACCTCTTCGGGCTTTTGATTTTCTGATTCGGTCACACGTGTATTAAAGCGTAGAAAGTTGGTATTGACCAACTTCGATTGCTGAGCTCACTTGTCTCATAGATAAACATAAGCATTTAGGAATCTGACGCCCATTGCACCAAAGTTTGGCCCAGCTTGACAGCGTTATTAGATTCAAGCCCAGATACCTTGAAGGGCTTCATTCCTAGACACACAGTGGGTTGCGACTTGAGGCTCTTATAAAAAAGCTCAGCTCACCGCAAGATTGAATCGGGATCTATTCGAAAAGCCTTATTTTCAATCCCAGGATTAAAAAAACTTAGCGCCCCCAATTCTGGAGGCGCTAAGTTCTCTTAGAAATTGCCTAGCGACTAGTTGACACCTGCATCATCAGCAGTTTCGGTGCCAGGAGCTTCTGTGGCTTCGTTAGCGTCATCGGCAGTTTCGGTGCCAGGAGCCTCGTTGGCTTCGTTAGCGTCATCGGCAGTTTCGGTGCCAGGAGCTTCTGTGGCCTCGTTAGCGTCATCGGCAGTTTCGGTGCCAGGAGCTTCTGTGGGGGTCGCTGCTGCAGGAGCTACGACAGATACTGGTGCCACCTCGACCTGAGATGCAGCGTTGGCACCACCAGCGACCGTAACTAGAGCGACGGTGCCCAAAATTGCGGCGGCGATAGTTGTGGATAGGACCTTCTTGTTCTTTTCCATGATTCCTCTTTCTCGAACCGAGTTCTTCTGAACTGGTTACACAAAGATGCGCCTGAATGCTGAAGCGAAACTGAAGTGGGCCAATGCTGCAGAATATCTTCAGGGAGTCTTCAGTAATCTGTTAGAAAGTGAACATATGAGTCAAGCACCTTCCCGAGCAAGAATTCTTCTAGTTGAAGATGAGGTCGACTTAGCCACAGAAATTCATACCGCGCTCACCCATGAAAAATATCTCGTCAAGACGCTCCACGATGGGCAACAGGCGATGGATTTCATCACACAATTTCGACCCGACCTGGTGCTTCTTGACATAATGCTTCCTTCGCTAGACGGGCTCAAAATTGCAGAGGGAACGATCAAGAAATTCGGGATCCCGGTGATATTTATGACAGCGAGGGATAGCGCCTTGGATCGCATTTCAGGGTTGCAAATTGGTGCCGACGACTACATCTCTAAACCTTTTCTGCTGGCTGAGCTCCTGCTGAGAATTAAAGCGGTGCTGCGAAGAGTCGGTTTAGCAGAAGCGCCCCTCGAAATTTCCTCTCTGGTAATCAACCCCAACGAACAATCAGTGACGGTCTCAGGTAATGAGCTGGAACTAACTGCCACCGAATACCGACTGTTGGTCGAACTGGTTCGGTCAAAAGGAA is a genomic window of Candidatus Aquiluna sp. UB-MaderosW2red containing:
- a CDS encoding response regulator transcription factor, producing the protein MSQAPSRARILLVEDEVDLATEIHTALTHEKYLVKTLHDGQQAMDFITQFRPDLVLLDIMLPSLDGLKIAEGTIKKFGIPVIFMTARDSALDRISGLQIGADDYISKPFLLAELLLRIKAVLRRVGLAEAPLEISSLVINPNEQSVTVSGNELELTATEYRLLVELVRSKGKVLSKTFLLAQVWGYDAFDPNLVEVHLSSLRRKLAKLGLTDLIQTRRGLGYLVKA